The following are encoded in a window of Amycolatopsis solani genomic DNA:
- a CDS encoding SDR family oxidoreductase: MSTTTEPRVAIVTGGSRGIGRQVAERLAADGMAVVVNYAGNEKEAAAAVDAITERGGQAIAVRADVAEPAQVAELFDTAERTYGGVDVVAHLAGVMNPPTPIADIDFDVLDRVHRTNIRGTFAVAQQAAKRVRDGGAVITTSTSVLGLNLPGYGVYNATKGAVEAITMILARELRGRDITVNTVAPGPTATALFLDGKDEETVERMAKQPPLERLGRPEDIAEVVAFLAGPARWVNGQVLRANGGIV, from the coding sequence ATGAGCACCACCACCGAACCCCGCGTCGCGATCGTCACCGGCGGCTCCCGCGGCATCGGCCGCCAGGTCGCCGAGCGGCTGGCCGCCGACGGCATGGCCGTCGTCGTCAACTACGCCGGCAACGAGAAGGAGGCCGCGGCCGCCGTCGACGCCATCACCGAGCGCGGCGGGCAGGCCATCGCCGTCCGGGCCGACGTCGCCGAACCCGCCCAGGTCGCGGAGCTGTTCGACACCGCGGAGCGCACCTACGGCGGCGTGGACGTCGTCGCGCACCTGGCCGGCGTCATGAACCCGCCGACGCCGATCGCGGACATCGACTTCGACGTCCTCGACCGGGTGCACCGCACCAACATCCGCGGCACGTTCGCGGTGGCGCAGCAGGCCGCGAAGCGGGTGCGTGACGGCGGCGCCGTGATCACCACCTCGACGTCCGTGCTCGGCCTGAACCTGCCCGGCTACGGCGTCTACAACGCGACCAAGGGCGCGGTCGAGGCGATCACCATGATCCTGGCCCGCGAGCTGCGCGGCCGCGACATCACCGTCAACACGGTGGCCCCCGGCCCGACCGCGACCGCGCTGTTCCTCGACGGCAAGGACGAGGAGACGGTCGAGCGGATGGCCAAGCAGCCGCCGCTGGAGCGGCTCGGCCGGCCCGAAGACATCGCGGAGGTCGTCGCGTTCCTGGCCGGCCCGGCCCGCTGGGTCAACGGCCAGGTGCTGCGCGCCAACGGCGGAATCGTCTGA
- a CDS encoding DUF6314 family protein, with the protein MEYWPVPDLAAHFAGAWRLDREILTAGGEVAGEVTGTATFTEEDGDLVYREAGEMRLGTYTGPVTRTLRYRPTAPGRADVHFDHGGFFHELDLRAGHWATDHPCRADLYRGSYQVLDARRWRQEWAVRGPAKDHLIVTRFTRSTG; encoded by the coding sequence GTGGAGTACTGGCCGGTTCCCGATCTCGCCGCGCATTTCGCCGGGGCGTGGCGGCTCGACCGCGAAATCCTCACCGCCGGCGGCGAGGTCGCGGGGGAGGTGACCGGCACCGCGACGTTCACCGAAGAGGACGGCGACCTCGTCTACCGCGAGGCAGGCGAGATGCGCCTCGGCACTTACACCGGCCCGGTCACGCGCACCCTGCGCTACCGGCCCACCGCGCCCGGCCGGGCCGACGTCCACTTCGACCACGGCGGCTTCTTCCACGAGCTCGACCTGCGCGCCGGGCACTGGGCCACCGACCACCCCTGCCGCGCCGACCTCTACCGCGGGAGCTACCAGGTGCTCGACGCGCGGCGCTGGCGGCAGGAGTGGGCGGTCCGCGGCCCGGCGAAGGACCACCTGATCGTCACCCGGTTCACGCGGTCGACGGGCTGA
- a CDS encoding NADPH-dependent FMN reductase produces MSEAPVRVAVIVGSVREGRFGPVVAAWLAGVAGETGGFEVDVVDLAEPDLPLAMPAFGAAPSPTVVAEIRKVTPRLEAADAFVVVTPEYNHSYPAALKNAIDWHRDEWRAKPVAFVSYGGISGGLRAVEHLRAVFAELHAVTIRETVSFHGAHTRFGPDGVPTDEAAGVAAKAMLHQLGWWARSLTEARAARPYPG; encoded by the coding sequence GTGTCCGAAGCACCCGTGCGGGTCGCGGTGATCGTGGGAAGTGTCCGGGAAGGACGGTTCGGCCCGGTGGTGGCCGCCTGGCTGGCCGGCGTCGCGGGGGAGACCGGCGGTTTCGAAGTCGACGTCGTCGACCTGGCCGAGCCCGACCTGCCGCTGGCGATGCCCGCGTTCGGGGCGGCGCCGTCGCCGACGGTGGTGGCCGAGATCAGGAAGGTGACCCCGCGGCTCGAGGCGGCGGACGCGTTCGTGGTGGTGACCCCGGAGTACAACCACAGCTACCCGGCTGCGCTCAAGAACGCGATCGACTGGCACCGCGACGAGTGGCGGGCGAAGCCGGTCGCGTTCGTGTCCTACGGCGGGATTTCGGGCGGGCTGCGCGCGGTCGAGCACCTGCGCGCGGTCTTCGCCGAGCTCCACGCCGTGACGATCCGCGAGACGGTCAGCTTCCACGGCGCCCACACCCGCTTCGGCCCGGACGGCGTGCCGACCGACGAAGCGGCGGGCGTCGCGGCGAAGGCGATGCTGCACCAGCTGGGGTGGTGGGCCCGCTCGCTGACCGAAGCCAGGGCGGCCCGGCCGTACCCCGGCTGA
- a CDS encoding vWA domain-containing protein has product MTGGVPERLASFVKALRAQGIPAGPAETVDAAAALEVLGFDDRSLVREGLAAALVRRGGQRAVFDAAFDLYFPAGIGAPERAREEPSTLEELREELAAALADGDEQALAQLAGLAVDMLGQYGSSSGPGGGFSAHQTLERLQPQTLIARVLAAVRGGGARGEFTDRLDRDEIRRRVEGFRGRVRTEARRRAAEVRGRERVAKHAIAPAPDRVDFLIASRNQLAELRRTIQPLSRKLATRLAARRKRTTRGQIDLRRTLRRSLSTGGVPLRPAYRHRRPGRPEIVLLCDLSGSVAGFANFTMLLVQALRDQFSKIRVFAFVDSADEVTHLVTTGTADPEHLGARMLAEAALVRWDGHSDYGGSLRQFTENWLDAVGPRTSVLILGDARTNGGDPNLDAVRAIKSRARHVHWLNPERRSLWSTGDSAALEYADVVEMHECRTVQQLGTLVTRLLPV; this is encoded by the coding sequence GTGACCGGCGGCGTGCCGGAGCGGCTCGCGTCGTTCGTCAAGGCACTGCGGGCCCAGGGCATCCCGGCGGGTCCCGCCGAGACGGTCGACGCCGCGGCCGCGCTGGAGGTGCTCGGCTTCGACGACCGCTCGCTCGTCCGCGAAGGCCTGGCTGCCGCGCTCGTCCGCCGCGGCGGCCAGCGCGCGGTCTTCGACGCCGCCTTCGACCTGTACTTCCCGGCCGGGATCGGCGCGCCGGAACGGGCCCGCGAAGAGCCGTCCACGCTCGAAGAGCTGCGGGAGGAACTGGCCGCCGCCCTCGCCGACGGCGACGAGCAGGCGCTGGCCCAGCTGGCCGGGCTCGCCGTCGACATGCTCGGCCAGTACGGCTCGTCCTCCGGCCCCGGCGGCGGCTTTTCGGCGCACCAGACCCTGGAGCGGCTCCAGCCGCAGACGCTGATCGCCCGCGTGCTGGCCGCGGTCCGCGGCGGGGGCGCGCGCGGCGAGTTCACCGACCGGCTCGACCGCGACGAGATCCGCCGCCGCGTCGAGGGGTTCCGCGGGCGGGTCCGCACCGAAGCGCGCCGCCGCGCGGCCGAGGTCCGCGGCCGCGAACGCGTCGCCAAGCACGCCATCGCCCCGGCACCCGACCGCGTCGACTTCCTCATCGCGAGCCGGAACCAGCTCGCCGAGCTGCGCCGGACGATCCAGCCGCTGTCCCGCAAGCTGGCGACGCGCCTGGCCGCCCGCCGCAAGCGCACCACGCGCGGGCAGATCGACCTGCGCCGCACGCTGCGGCGGTCGCTGTCCACCGGCGGCGTCCCGCTGCGCCCGGCCTACCGCCACCGGCGGCCCGGGCGGCCGGAAATCGTGCTGCTGTGCGACCTGTCCGGGTCGGTGGCCGGGTTCGCGAACTTCACCATGCTGCTGGTGCAGGCGCTGCGCGACCAGTTCAGCAAGATCCGCGTGTTCGCCTTCGTCGACAGCGCCGACGAGGTCACCCACCTGGTCACCACCGGCACCGCCGACCCCGAGCACCTCGGCGCGCGCATGCTGGCCGAAGCGGCGCTGGTCCGATGGGACGGCCACAGCGACTACGGCGGCTCCCTGCGCCAGTTCACCGAGAACTGGCTGGACGCCGTCGGCCCGCGCACGTCGGTGCTGATCCTCGGCGACGCCCGCACCAACGGCGGCGACCCCAACCTCGACGCGGTGCGCGCGATCAAGTCCCGCGCCCGCCACGTCCACTGGCTGAACCCGGAACGCCGGTCGCTGTGGTCGACCGGCGACTCGGCGGCGCTGGAGTACGCCGACGTCGTCGAGATGCACGAGTGCCGCACGGTGCAGCAGCTCGGCACGCTGGTCACGCGCCTGCTGCCGGTGTGA
- a CDS encoding SDR family oxidoreductase, producing MIIVVTGASSGIGALSARALARAGHTVYAGMRDPGGRNAPQVEAAAAAAREHGVDLRTVELDVASQESADAAIAAIVAEHGRLDVVVHNAGHMALGPAEAFTPEQLAELYDTNAIGTQRVNRAALPHLRAQRDGLLVWVSSSSVRGGTPPYLAPYFAAKAAMDSLAVSYAAEVARFGIDTTIVVPGAFTAGTNHFPHAGHPADEAVEAAYEERYAGLNEHVGRKLAEITPPGADVAKVAEELARVVDLPKGRRPFRVHVDPADDGGRLVAEVGDRIRREFLRRIGLADLLSPSTA from the coding sequence GTGATCATCGTCGTCACCGGCGCCTCCAGCGGGATCGGCGCCCTCTCCGCCCGGGCGCTGGCCCGCGCCGGGCACACCGTCTACGCGGGCATGCGCGACCCCGGCGGCCGCAACGCGCCGCAGGTCGAAGCCGCCGCCGCGGCCGCCCGCGAACACGGCGTCGACCTGCGCACCGTCGAACTGGACGTGGCGAGCCAGGAATCGGCCGACGCGGCCATCGCGGCGATCGTCGCCGAGCACGGCCGGCTGGACGTCGTCGTGCACAACGCCGGGCACATGGCGCTCGGCCCGGCCGAGGCCTTCACGCCGGAGCAGCTCGCCGAGCTCTACGACACCAACGCGATCGGCACCCAGCGCGTCAACCGCGCGGCCCTGCCGCACCTGCGCGCCCAGCGGGACGGGCTGCTGGTGTGGGTGTCGAGCAGCAGCGTCCGCGGCGGCACCCCGCCCTACCTCGCGCCGTACTTCGCGGCGAAGGCGGCGATGGACAGCCTCGCGGTCAGCTACGCCGCGGAGGTCGCCCGCTTCGGCATCGACACCACCATCGTGGTGCCGGGCGCCTTCACCGCGGGCACGAACCACTTCCCGCACGCGGGCCACCCGGCCGACGAAGCCGTCGAAGCGGCTTACGAAGAGCGCTACGCCGGTCTGAACGAGCACGTCGGGCGGAAGCTCGCCGAGATCACCCCGCCCGGCGCGGACGTCGCGAAGGTGGCCGAAGAGCTGGCACGCGTGGTGGACCTGCCCAAGGGGCGGCGGCCGTTCCGGGTGCACGTCGACCCGGCCGACGACGGCGGCCGGCTGGTCGCCGAGGTCGGCGACCGGATCCGGCGGGAGTTCCTGAGGCGGATCGGCCTCGCCGACCTGCTCAGCCCGTCGACCGCGTGA
- the recQ gene encoding DNA helicase RecQ, with the protein MAETDLAPASDALETLRRVFGYDSFRGDQAAIVEHVIAGGDALVLMPTGGGKSLCYQIPALVRPGVGVVISPLIALMQDQVDALRNAGVRAGFLNSTQDYAARQEVESAFVSGELDLLYLAPERLSVESTVRLLDRGKISLFAIDEAHCVAQWGHDFRPDYLQLSALHERWPEVPRIALTATATEATHQEIATRLNLDEARHFVASFDRPNIQYRIVGKNSPQRQLLELLRTEHQGDAGIVYCLSRNSVEKTAEFLVQNGIPAVPYHAGLDARTRAKHQSRFLREDGLIVVATIAFGMGIDKPDVRFVAHLDLPKSVEGYYQETGRAGRDGLPSTAWLAYGLQDVVQQRKMIDTSEGDEAHRRRLGAHLNAMLALCETVECRRVQVLNYFGQQAAPCGNCDTCLNPPEKWDGTIAAQKLLSTVVRLRNERRQKFGAGQVIDILLGKSTPKVTQFQHDTLKTFGIGTELREPDWRAVVRQLLAQGLLAVEGDYGSLVLTEASAEVLGGDRQVMLRREPERAAAAKARGTRKATPAADMPAEAAPVFERLRAWRAGVAKEQGVPAYVVFHDATLRQIATQRPSSLAELGTVSGVGENKLAKYGAGVLEALVAD; encoded by the coding sequence GTGGCAGAGACCGACCTCGCACCCGCGTCCGACGCGCTGGAGACCCTCCGGCGCGTGTTCGGCTACGACAGCTTCCGCGGCGACCAGGCGGCGATCGTCGAGCACGTGATCGCCGGCGGCGACGCGCTCGTGCTGATGCCCACCGGCGGCGGGAAATCCCTGTGCTACCAGATTCCCGCGCTCGTGCGCCCGGGCGTCGGCGTGGTGATCTCCCCGCTGATCGCGCTGATGCAGGACCAGGTCGACGCGCTGCGCAACGCCGGCGTCCGCGCCGGGTTCCTCAACTCCACCCAGGACTACGCGGCCCGCCAAGAGGTCGAGTCGGCGTTCGTGAGCGGCGAGCTCGACCTGCTCTACCTGGCGCCGGAACGGCTTTCGGTCGAATCCACCGTGCGGCTGCTCGACCGCGGCAAGATTTCGCTGTTCGCGATCGACGAAGCGCACTGCGTCGCCCAGTGGGGCCACGACTTCCGGCCCGACTACCTCCAGCTCTCCGCGCTGCACGAACGCTGGCCGGAGGTGCCGCGGATCGCGCTGACGGCGACCGCTACCGAGGCCACGCACCAGGAGATCGCGACCCGGCTGAACCTGGACGAGGCCCGCCACTTCGTCGCGAGCTTCGACCGGCCGAACATCCAGTACCGGATCGTCGGGAAGAACTCGCCGCAGCGGCAGCTGCTCGAACTGCTGCGCACCGAACACCAGGGCGACGCCGGGATCGTCTACTGCCTGTCCCGGAACTCGGTCGAGAAGACCGCGGAATTCCTGGTGCAGAACGGGATTCCGGCGGTGCCGTACCACGCGGGCCTCGACGCGCGCACGAGGGCGAAGCACCAGTCGCGGTTCCTGCGCGAGGACGGGCTGATCGTGGTCGCGACGATCGCGTTCGGCATGGGCATCGACAAACCGGACGTCCGGTTCGTCGCGCACCTCGACCTGCCGAAGTCGGTCGAGGGCTACTACCAGGAAACTGGGCGCGCGGGCCGCGACGGCCTGCCCTCGACCGCGTGGCTCGCCTACGGGCTGCAGGACGTCGTGCAGCAGCGCAAGATGATCGACACGTCCGAGGGCGACGAGGCGCACCGCCGCCGGCTGGGCGCGCACCTGAACGCGATGCTCGCGCTGTGCGAGACGGTGGAGTGCCGCCGGGTGCAGGTCCTCAACTACTTCGGGCAGCAGGCCGCGCCGTGCGGCAACTGCGACACGTGCCTGAACCCGCCGGAGAAGTGGGACGGGACGATCGCGGCGCAGAAACTGCTGTCGACGGTCGTGCGGCTGCGCAACGAGCGGCGGCAGAAGTTCGGCGCCGGTCAGGTCATCGACATCCTGCTCGGCAAGTCCACGCCGAAGGTCACGCAGTTCCAGCACGACACGCTCAAGACGTTCGGCATCGGCACCGAGCTGCGCGAGCCGGACTGGCGGGCGGTCGTGCGCCAGCTGCTGGCCCAGGGCCTGCTCGCGGTCGAAGGCGACTACGGCTCGCTCGTGCTCACCGAAGCCAGTGCCGAAGTGCTGGGCGGCGACCGCCAGGTCATGCTCCGCCGCGAGCCCGAGCGCGCGGCGGCGGCGAAGGCCCGCGGCACGCGGAAAGCCACCCCCGCGGCGGACATGCCCGCGGAGGCGGCTCCGGTGTTCGAGCGCCTGCGTGCCTGGCGGGCCGGCGTCGCGAAAGAGCAGGGCGTGCCCGCGTACGTCGTCTTCCACGACGCGACCCTGCGCCAGATCGCCACGCAGCGGCCGTCTTCGCTGGCCGAGCTGGGCACGGTCAGCGGGGTCGGCGAGAACAAGCTCGCCAAGTACGGCGCCGGCGTCCTCGAGGCACTCGTGGCGGACTGA
- a CDS encoding AAA family ATPase: MGTGFFTSVDDVSAKLAEAGYLASTAVATTVFLADRLGKPLLVEGPAGVGKTELAKAVAQVSGSRLVRLQCYEGIDEARALYEWNHAKQLLRITAGRDETWEDARTDIFGEEFLLRRPLLTAISSDEPTVLLIDETDKADMEVEGLLLEVLGDFQVTVPELGTITATRPPFAVLTSNATRELSEALRRRCLFLHIDFPDEELEREIVRLKVPGIDAALADSVVRVIAALRAMDLRKLPSVAETIDWARTLLALGASTLDERVVRESLGVVLKHQDDIAKAGAGLQLEQVLDAS; this comes from the coding sequence GTGGGCACCGGATTCTTCACCTCCGTCGACGACGTGTCGGCCAAGCTGGCCGAGGCCGGCTACCTGGCCTCCACGGCGGTCGCGACGACGGTGTTCCTCGCCGACCGGCTCGGCAAGCCGCTGCTGGTCGAAGGCCCGGCCGGGGTCGGCAAGACCGAGCTCGCCAAGGCCGTCGCGCAGGTCAGCGGGTCGCGGCTCGTGCGCCTGCAGTGCTACGAGGGCATCGACGAGGCTCGCGCGCTGTACGAGTGGAACCACGCGAAGCAGCTGCTCCGGATCACCGCCGGCCGCGACGAAACGTGGGAAGACGCCCGCACCGACATCTTCGGCGAGGAGTTCCTGCTCCGGCGCCCGCTGCTCACCGCGATCTCGTCCGACGAGCCGACCGTGCTGCTCATCGACGAGACCGACAAGGCCGACATGGAGGTCGAGGGCCTGCTGCTGGAGGTGCTCGGCGACTTCCAGGTCACCGTCCCGGAGCTCGGCACGATCACCGCGACGCGTCCGCCGTTCGCCGTCCTGACCTCGAACGCGACGCGTGAGCTGTCCGAAGCGCTGCGCCGACGGTGCCTGTTCCTGCACATCGACTTCCCCGACGAGGAGCTGGAACGCGAGATCGTCCGGCTCAAGGTCCCGGGCATCGACGCCGCGCTCGCGGATTCCGTCGTCCGGGTGATCGCCGCCCTGCGCGCGATGGACCTGCGGAAGCTGCCGTCGGTCGCGGAGACCATCGACTGGGCGCGCACGCTGCTCGCCCTCGGTGCGTCGACGCTGGACGAGCGGGTCGTGCGGGAGAGCCTCGGCGTCGTGCTCAAGCACCAGGACGACATCGCCAAGGCCGGCGCCGGGCTGCAGCTCGAACAGGTCCTGGACGCGTCGTGA
- the mgrA gene encoding L-glyceraldehyde 3-phosphate reductase has translation MTYLAASGRYDSIPYRRCGRSGLKLPAISLGLWHNFGHDRPLQTQRDITRRAFDLGITHFDLANNYGPPYGSAEENFGRLLATDFKPYRDELVISTKAGYDMWPGPYGEWGSRKYLLSSLDQSLGRLGLDYVDIFYSHRFDPETPLEETVGALDRAVRAGKALYVGISSYNSERTAEAARLLRELGTPLLIHQPSYSMLNRWIEEDGLLDTLEEVGAGCIAFSPLAQGLLTDKYLKGVPADSRAAQGKSLNPDTLDENRLNRVRALNDIAERRGQSLAQLALAWTLRDHRVTSALIGASSVKQLEDNVGALGNLDFSPEELTEIDGHATDADINLWKRSSDD, from the coding sequence GTGACCTACCTTGCGGCATCCGGCCGATACGACTCGATCCCTTACCGGCGCTGCGGGCGTTCCGGGCTGAAGCTGCCGGCGATCTCGCTCGGGCTGTGGCACAACTTCGGGCACGACCGCCCGCTGCAGACCCAGCGCGACATCACCCGCCGCGCCTTCGACCTCGGCATCACCCACTTCGACCTGGCGAACAACTACGGCCCGCCCTACGGCTCGGCGGAGGAGAACTTCGGGCGGCTGCTGGCCACCGACTTCAAGCCCTACCGCGACGAGCTGGTGATCTCGACCAAGGCCGGCTACGACATGTGGCCCGGCCCGTACGGCGAGTGGGGCTCCCGCAAGTACCTGCTGTCCTCCTTGGACCAGTCGCTCGGGCGGCTGGGCCTGGACTACGTCGACATCTTCTACTCCCACCGCTTCGACCCCGAGACGCCGCTGGAAGAGACGGTCGGGGCGCTCGACCGCGCCGTCCGCGCCGGGAAAGCGCTCTACGTCGGGATCTCGTCGTACAACTCGGAGCGGACCGCCGAAGCGGCGCGCCTGCTGCGGGAGCTGGGCACGCCGCTGCTGATCCACCAGCCGTCGTACTCGATGCTCAACCGCTGGATCGAGGAGGACGGGCTGCTCGACACCCTGGAGGAGGTGGGCGCGGGCTGCATCGCGTTCTCGCCGCTCGCGCAGGGCCTGCTGACCGACAAGTACCTCAAGGGCGTCCCGGCGGACTCGCGGGCCGCGCAGGGCAAGTCGCTCAACCCGGACACCCTGGACGAGAACCGGCTGAACCGCGTCCGCGCGCTGAACGACATCGCGGAACGGCGCGGCCAGTCGCTGGCGCAGCTGGCGCTGGCGTGGACGCTGCGCGACCACCGGGTGACCTCGGCGCTCATCGGCGCGAGCAGCGTCAAGCAGCTCGAGGACAACGTCGGCGCGCTCGGCAACCTCGACTTCTCGCCGGAAGAACTGACCGAAATCGACGGCCACGCGACCGACGCGGACATCAACCTGTGGAAGCGGTCCTCGGACGACTAA
- the add gene encoding adenosine deaminase: protein MRDLAALPKAHLHVHLESTIRPGTLRELGEANGIAVPAEPPEFDGFRAFADYNALIRACLQRPGDFERIAREYCEDELAQGTRYAEVTFTAASHGERLGDLEMPLESVLRGLSGLETRLVLDHSRRRSVERAERTLDLALKYDEVFAIGMAGEEKHSLQPFATLFEKAQAAGIRLLHHTGEDAGPDSIREALEVGRTERLGHGIRVLDDPSLVAEVRERGLALEVCPSSNVTLGLVPSLPEHPLPRLLDAGLTVTLNTDVPSVTGAELAAEYARVRDAFGYDDATMADFARASVTASFAPEATKQRLLADIDDWLTPAAGA, encoded by the coding sequence ATGCGCGACCTGGCGGCCCTGCCGAAGGCCCACCTGCACGTCCACCTGGAAAGCACGATCCGGCCGGGCACGCTCCGCGAGCTCGGCGAGGCCAACGGCATCGCCGTCCCGGCCGAACCACCGGAGTTCGACGGTTTTCGCGCGTTCGCCGACTACAACGCACTCATCCGGGCCTGTCTCCAGCGGCCAGGGGACTTCGAGCGCATCGCCCGCGAGTACTGCGAAGACGAGCTCGCCCAAGGCACCCGCTACGCCGAAGTCACGTTCACCGCGGCCTCGCACGGGGAACGGCTGGGCGACCTCGAAATGCCCCTGGAATCCGTCCTCAGAGGACTGTCCGGACTCGAAACCCGGCTCGTGCTCGACCACTCCCGGCGCCGCTCGGTCGAACGCGCCGAACGCACCCTCGACCTCGCACTGAAGTACGACGAAGTCTTCGCGATCGGCATGGCGGGCGAAGAAAAACACTCGCTGCAACCGTTCGCCACGCTCTTCGAGAAGGCACAGGCGGCCGGGATCCGCCTGCTGCACCACACCGGCGAGGACGCCGGGCCGGACAGCATCCGCGAAGCACTCGAAGTGGGCCGGACCGAACGGCTCGGGCACGGCATCCGCGTCCTCGACGACCCGTCGCTCGTCGCCGAGGTGCGCGAGCGGGGCCTGGCGCTGGAGGTGTGCCCGTCGTCGAACGTGACGCTGGGACTGGTGCCGTCACTGCCCGAGCACCCGCTCCCCCGGCTCCTCGACGCCGGGCTGACGGTCACGCTCAACACGGACGTCCCGTCGGTGACCGGCGCGGAGCTCGCGGCGGAGTACGCCCGCGTCCGCGACGCCTTCGGCTACGACGACGCGACGATGGCGGACTTCGCGCGGGCGAGTGTCACGGCGTCCTTCGCCCCCGAAGCGACGAAGCAGCGGCTCCTCGCGGACATCGACGACTGGCTCACACCGGCAGCAGGCGCGTGA
- a CDS encoding TetR/AcrR family transcriptional regulator codes for MPPAEDRTERAERILDAAAELLLRAGYRRTTVEDVAERAGVGKGTVYLHWKNREDLFLAVLLRESVRSLEDLVTALEADPLAVGLSRLTEVQYAHVMGRPLLRAGYADDAGTLGKLLPKLHAKLDPRHDEAFVDYLELLAANDLLRTDRPARELAVAYQAVLHGFLLAGHPPALIADTVAHAFEPAALSTRQLRAVAPRVLELFTESVALDRKQLERAY; via the coding sequence GTGCCTCCTGCCGAAGACCGGACCGAACGCGCCGAGCGGATCCTCGACGCGGCCGCCGAGCTGCTCCTGCGCGCCGGGTACCGGCGCACGACCGTCGAAGACGTCGCCGAGCGCGCCGGTGTCGGCAAGGGGACCGTCTACCTGCACTGGAAGAACCGCGAGGACCTGTTCCTCGCGGTTCTCCTCCGCGAGTCCGTCCGGAGCCTGGAAGACCTCGTGACGGCGCTCGAAGCCGACCCGCTCGCGGTCGGGCTCTCGCGGCTCACCGAGGTCCAGTACGCCCATGTCATGGGCCGGCCGCTGCTGCGCGCCGGGTACGCCGACGACGCCGGCACGCTCGGGAAGCTGCTCCCGAAGCTGCACGCCAAGCTCGACCCGCGGCACGACGAGGCGTTCGTCGACTACCTCGAGCTGCTGGCCGCGAACGACCTGCTGCGCACGGACCGGCCGGCGCGCGAGCTCGCCGTCGCCTACCAGGCCGTGCTGCACGGCTTCCTGCTCGCCGGGCACCCGCCGGCGCTGATCGCCGACACCGTCGCGCACGCCTTCGAACCGGCCGCGCTCTCGACGAGGCAGCTGCGCGCGGTCGCGCCGCGGGTGCTCGAGCTGTTCACCGAATCCGTCGCGCTCGACCGCAAGCAGCTCGAGCGCGCGTACTGA
- the soxR gene encoding redox-sensitive transcriptional activator SoxR, with product MAGMVNATLPDLTVGELSRRSGVPASALRFYEDEGLIRSRRTAGNQRRYCRDALRRVTFIRMSQRVGMPLSTIREVLALLPDDRTPTRADWARISQCWREDLNARIRQMEQLRDDLTDCIGCGCMSLAKCRLANPGDRLGADGPGPQRLADHRAEGYED from the coding sequence ATGGCCGGCATGGTGAACGCGACGCTGCCCGACTTGACGGTCGGCGAACTTTCCCGGCGCAGCGGGGTACCCGCGTCGGCGCTGCGGTTCTACGAAGACGAAGGACTGATCCGCAGCCGCCGCACCGCCGGGAACCAGCGGCGGTACTGCCGGGACGCCCTGCGGCGGGTGACGTTCATCCGGATGTCGCAGCGGGTCGGCATGCCGCTGTCCACGATCCGCGAGGTGCTGGCCCTGCTGCCCGACGACCGCACGCCCACGCGGGCCGACTGGGCGCGGATTTCGCAGTGCTGGCGCGAAGACCTGAACGCGCGGATCCGCCAGATGGAACAGCTGCGCGACGACCTGACCGACTGCATCGGCTGCGGCTGCATGTCACTGGCCAAGTGCCGGCTGGCCAACCCGGGCGACCGGCTCGGCGCCGACGGCCCGGGGCCGCAGCGCCTCGCCGATCACCGCGCGGAGGGTTACGAGGACTGA
- a CDS encoding mycothiol transferase, whose protein sequence is MNVADLLVDGFSRVQGTVHAAVEGLTAEQLRARLDDEANSIAWLVWHLTRVQDDHVADVAGTEQVWIGQDWLTRFGLPFPAGDTGYGHRPEDVEAVRVDKPDLLTGYYDAVHEQTVRYVQGLEGSDLDRVVDEAWDPPVTLGVRLISVLDDDIQHAGQAMFLRGLLERR, encoded by the coding sequence ATGAACGTGGCCGATCTGCTCGTCGACGGGTTCAGCCGGGTCCAGGGCACGGTGCACGCCGCGGTGGAAGGACTCACCGCCGAGCAGCTCCGGGCCCGGCTGGACGACGAGGCCAACTCGATCGCCTGGCTGGTGTGGCACCTGACCCGGGTCCAGGACGACCACGTCGCGGACGTGGCGGGCACGGAGCAGGTGTGGATCGGCCAGGACTGGCTGACGCGCTTCGGCCTCCCGTTCCCGGCGGGCGACACCGGCTACGGCCACCGCCCCGAGGACGTCGAGGCGGTCCGCGTCGACAAGCCGGACCTGCTCACCGGCTACTACGACGCCGTGCACGAGCAGACCGTCCGGTACGTCCAGGGGCTCGAAGGCAGCGACCTCGACCGGGTCGTCGACGAGGCCTGGGACCCGCCGGTGACGCTGGGCGTGCGCCTGATCAGCGTCCTCGACGACGACATCCAGCACGCCGGCCAGGCCATGTTCCTGCGCGGCCTGCTGGAACGCCGGTGA
- a CDS encoding antitoxin, producing MAFLRKLTVLAGAAGAARAYAKKNPEKVNGAVGKAAKFVDDKTKGKYHEQIAGAVRKVNSVTGPDGRPGPAAR from the coding sequence ATGGCTTTCCTGCGCAAGCTCACCGTGCTGGCCGGCGCGGCCGGCGCCGCCCGCGCTTACGCCAAGAAGAACCCCGAAAAGGTGAACGGGGCTGTCGGCAAGGCGGCCAAGTTCGTCGACGACAAGACCAAGGGCAAGTACCACGAGCAGATCGCCGGCGCGGTCCGCAAGGTCAACTCCGTGACCGGGCCGGACGGGCGGCCGGGGCCGGCCGCCCGCTAG